A single window of Oerskovia paurometabola DNA harbors:
- a CDS encoding vitamin K epoxide reductase family protein: MSDVLHDDRRTDPPGIEGFRHSRQWVFGTMLVSALISLTASFVLSYDAVLLAANPAAELSCNVNEVLSCGAVGVAWQSSLFGFPNAFLGLIAEPVVITIAVASLGGVRFPRWFMFSAQVVYALGLIFAYWLFYQSMFVIGALCPWCLLVTLSTTLVFMTLLHWNIIEGNLYLPARAQERALSFVRSDADVFLTATWVVLMIAGVLLKHGSKLFG; the protein is encoded by the coding sequence ATGAGCGACGTTCTGCACGACGACCGTAGGACCGACCCGCCGGGCATCGAGGGGTTCCGGCACAGCAGGCAGTGGGTGTTCGGCACCATGCTGGTCTCCGCGCTGATCAGCCTGACCGCCTCGTTCGTCCTGTCCTACGACGCGGTCCTGCTCGCAGCGAACCCCGCGGCCGAGCTCTCGTGCAACGTCAACGAGGTCCTGTCCTGCGGTGCCGTCGGGGTCGCGTGGCAGTCGTCGCTGTTCGGCTTCCCCAACGCGTTCCTGGGGCTGATCGCGGAGCCCGTGGTGATCACGATCGCGGTCGCGAGCCTGGGAGGGGTGCGGTTCCCGCGCTGGTTCATGTTCTCCGCACAGGTCGTGTACGCGCTGGGCCTGATCTTCGCCTACTGGCTCTTCTACCAGTCGATGTTCGTGATCGGCGCGCTGTGCCCCTGGTGCCTGCTGGTCACGCTCTCGACGACGCTCGTCTTCATGACGCTGCTGCACTGGAACATCATCGAGGGCAACCTGTACCTGCCGGCCAGGGCGCAGGAGCGTGCGCTGTCCTTCGTCCGCTCGGACGCGGACGTGTTCCTGACGGCGACGTGGGTCGTCCTGATGATCGCGGGCGTCCTGCTCAAGCACGGGTCCAAGCTCTTCGGCTGA
- a CDS encoding alpha/beta hydrolase — protein MPIGYLVPVLLVACCTTASLTPARRPPRLGRLAFRMSVLVNEQPFALLLALGAITAVAVADGDLGAPGGRVTLVLAVLTALGLLLVARRGLRAAPVLDHALVDDLHVGPGTVTNRRLPWTQILLAPFAVRRRDVERLADLAYGEEVEGGVGGGSDVGDGGEPGRRERRLDVYRPRSRPADGPTLVYFHGGGYVSGRKELEARAMLSRLASRGWVCVSANYGLRPTTNFPGHLIDAKRVLAWVRAHGAEHGADTSRVLVAGSSAGAHLASLAALTPRDPRFQPGFEDADTTVVGAVCLYGYFGEYYGSGRDPGVESAPGDYLRPDAPPFLVVHGDQDTLVPVEGARHFVAGLRGTSTSPVVYAELPGAQHGFDLFHSMRFDAVVTAVEEFAEQVVAARDRAPEVPVERHEER, from the coding sequence ATGCCCATCGGGTACCTCGTGCCCGTCCTGCTCGTCGCCTGCTGCACGACGGCGTCGCTCACCCCCGCCCGCCGACCTCCTCGGCTGGGACGCCTCGCCTTCCGGATGAGCGTCCTCGTCAACGAGCAGCCGTTCGCCCTGCTCCTCGCCCTCGGTGCGATCACGGCGGTCGCGGTCGCCGACGGCGACCTCGGGGCGCCGGGAGGACGCGTCACGCTCGTCCTGGCCGTGCTGACGGCGCTCGGCCTGCTCCTGGTCGCCCGACGCGGCCTGCGGGCGGCACCCGTGCTCGACCACGCCCTGGTCGACGACCTCCACGTGGGGCCGGGCACGGTCACGAACCGCCGCCTGCCCTGGACGCAGATCCTCCTGGCGCCGTTCGCGGTGCGCCGGCGCGACGTCGAGCGGCTGGCCGACCTCGCCTATGGCGAGGAAGTCGAGGGTGGGGTCGGCGGGGGCAGCGACGTCGGGGACGGCGGGGAGCCAGGTCGCCGGGAGCGCCGGCTCGACGTCTACCGCCCCCGGTCGCGTCCGGCCGACGGCCCGACTCTCGTCTACTTCCACGGCGGCGGCTACGTGAGCGGACGCAAGGAGCTCGAGGCCCGCGCGATGCTGTCGCGGCTCGCGAGCCGCGGGTGGGTGTGCGTGAGCGCGAACTACGGCCTGCGCCCGACGACGAACTTCCCCGGGCACCTGATCGACGCCAAGCGAGTGCTCGCCTGGGTCCGGGCCCACGGCGCCGAGCACGGGGCCGACACCTCCCGCGTCCTCGTCGCGGGCAGCTCCGCGGGCGCGCACCTCGCGTCCCTCGCGGCCCTCACTCCCCGCGACCCTCGGTTCCAGCCCGGCTTCGAGGATGCCGACACCACCGTGGTCGGGGCCGTGTGCCTCTACGGCTACTTCGGCGAGTACTACGGCAGCGGCCGCGACCCGGGTGTCGAGTCGGCGCCGGGCGACTACCTGCGACCCGACGCGCCCCCGTTCCTCGTGGTGCACGGCGACCAGGACACCCTGGTCCCCGTCGAGGGGGCGCGGCACTTCGTCGCGGGACTGCGCGGAACCTCGACGAGCCCGGTCGTGTACGCCGAGCTACCCGGGGCGCAGCACGGGTTCGACCTGTTCCACTCGATGCGGTTCGACGCGGTCGTCACGGCGGTCGAGGAGTTCGCGGAGCAGGTGGTGGCGGCGCGGGACCGGGCGCCCGAGGTGCCGGTCGAGCGGCACGAGGAGCGGTGA
- a CDS encoding glycoside hydrolase family 6 protein, protein MRARADRHLTATTLGAAILAVGLGACSPGVSEPAETQPEATAVEAPPADPVEPVGADANPFLAGAPYAHPDMQSVRAAEALRTSDPDAAAALDVISEAGASLWVGDWFAPAEAETLVRDYATAANQAGRTGIVTLYAIPARDCGSFSAGGLTPEEYPAFVQAVADGLRGTRTAVVLEPDALPDLGACPEQGDRAGLLRQATAALADAGASVYLDAGNSAWVDAPTMADRLRQAGIDDARGFATNVSNYRTTADERAYADRLAALLGTHYVVDTSRNGLGPLGDGPLDWCNPAGRALGEKPGAVDDGSALDAYLWIKVPGESDGECDRGDPAAGTFWPEYAIGLVERAGWDTAGPGR, encoded by the coding sequence ATGCGCGCGCGAGCCGACCGGCACCTGACCGCGACCACGCTCGGGGCGGCGATCCTCGCCGTCGGGCTCGGGGCGTGCTCTCCCGGGGTGTCCGAGCCCGCCGAGACGCAGCCCGAGGCCACCGCGGTCGAGGCCCCCCCGGCGGACCCCGTCGAGCCCGTCGGCGCCGACGCGAACCCCTTCCTGGCAGGCGCGCCCTACGCCCACCCGGACATGCAGTCCGTGCGCGCCGCCGAGGCGCTCCGGACGAGCGACCCCGACGCCGCCGCGGCGCTCGACGTCATCAGCGAGGCGGGCGCGTCCCTGTGGGTCGGGGACTGGTTCGCGCCGGCGGAGGCCGAGACCCTCGTGCGCGACTACGCGACCGCCGCCAACCAGGCCGGACGCACCGGCATCGTCACGCTCTACGCGATCCCGGCCCGCGACTGCGGGTCCTTCTCCGCGGGCGGCCTGACCCCCGAGGAGTACCCGGCGTTCGTCCAGGCGGTCGCCGACGGGCTGCGCGGCACACGCACCGCCGTCGTGCTCGAACCCGACGCCCTGCCCGACCTCGGTGCGTGCCCTGAGCAGGGCGACCGCGCCGGGCTCCTGCGCCAGGCCACCGCCGCGCTCGCGGACGCGGGCGCGAGCGTGTACCTCGACGCCGGGAACTCGGCGTGGGTCGACGCACCGACCATGGCCGACCGGCTGCGGCAGGCCGGGATCGACGACGCCCGCGGCTTCGCGACCAACGTCTCCAACTACCGCACCACGGCCGACGAGCGCGCCTACGCCGACCGGCTCGCCGCGCTCCTCGGGACGCACTACGTCGTCGACACGTCGCGCAACGGGCTCGGGCCCCTGGGCGACGGGCCGCTCGACTGGTGCAACCCCGCAGGTCGGGCGCTCGGAGAGAAGCCCGGTGCGGTCGACGACGGCAGCGCCCTCGACGCGTACCTCTGGATCAAGGTCCCCGGCGAGTCCGACGGCGAGTGCGACCGCGGCGACCCGGCCGCCGGCACGTTCTGGCCCGAGTACGCGATCGGGCTCGTGGAGCGCGCGGGTTGGGACACTGCCGGGCCGGGACGCTAG
- a CDS encoding ABC transporter permease, with translation MLTTLRPARLGPPDVLRVGATGLRTRPLRAVLSALGIAIGIAAMVAVVGISSSSRAELDRTLTALGTNLLRVAPGTDLFGEAATLPPESVEMVRRIAPVENATSVAQLDAKAYRSDLVPTGESGGIGVYAADLDLLESVGGTVADGAWLSEATARYPAVVLGHTTAKRLGITTPDPAVKVWIGGEWFTVVGILDPVPLAAEMDLGALVGREAAVTYLDWDELPTMIYTRTREDAVEQVRGVLGATANPQAPNEVDVSRPSDALAAQQATDEAFTGLLVGLGAVALLVGGIGVANTMVISVLERRAEIGLRRSLGATRGQIRGQFLVESLVLSLMGGAAGVLIGIGITAGYATSQEWPVSVPPVVVVGGLVATLGIGAVAGLYPAVRAARMSPTEALTAV, from the coding sequence GTGCTGACCACGCTGCGCCCCGCGCGCCTCGGCCCGCCCGACGTCCTGCGCGTCGGCGCGACCGGGCTGCGCACCCGCCCGCTGCGGGCCGTGCTCTCGGCCCTGGGCATCGCGATCGGCATCGCGGCGATGGTCGCGGTCGTCGGGATCTCGAGCTCGTCGAGGGCAGAGCTCGACCGGACGCTCACGGCCCTCGGGACGAACCTCCTGCGCGTCGCGCCCGGGACCGACCTGTTCGGGGAGGCCGCGACCCTGCCGCCCGAGTCCGTCGAGATGGTGCGGCGGATCGCCCCGGTCGAGAACGCGACGTCGGTAGCCCAGCTCGACGCCAAGGCGTACCGCTCGGACCTGGTCCCGACGGGGGAGTCGGGAGGTATCGGCGTCTACGCGGCGGACCTCGACCTGCTCGAGTCCGTCGGTGGCACGGTCGCGGACGGCGCCTGGCTCTCGGAGGCGACGGCGCGGTACCCGGCCGTCGTCCTGGGGCACACGACCGCGAAGCGCCTGGGGATCACGACGCCGGACCCGGCCGTCAAGGTGTGGATCGGCGGCGAGTGGTTCACGGTCGTGGGCATCCTCGACCCCGTGCCGCTCGCCGCGGAGATGGACCTGGGTGCGCTCGTGGGTCGCGAGGCCGCGGTGACCTACCTGGACTGGGACGAGCTGCCGACCATGATCTACACGCGCACCCGCGAGGACGCCGTCGAGCAGGTCCGCGGTGTCCTCGGCGCCACGGCCAACCCGCAGGCGCCCAACGAGGTCGACGTCTCACGCCCGTCCGACGCGCTCGCGGCCCAGCAGGCCACCGACGAGGCGTTCACGGGACTGCTCGTCGGGCTCGGGGCGGTCGCGCTGCTCGTGGGCGGGATCGGGGTCGCGAACACCATGGTCATCTCGGTCCTCGAACGACGCGCCGAGATCGGCCTGCGCCGCTCGCTCGGCGCGACCCGGGGTCAGATCCGCGGGCAGTTCCTCGTGGAGTCGCTGGTGCTCTCGCTCATGGGCGGGGCCGCCGGGGTCCTGATCGGGATCGGTATCACGGCCGGGTACGCCACGTCCCAGGAGTGGCCGGTCTCCGTCCCGCCCGTGGTCGTGGTGGGCGGGCTCGTCGCGACGCTCGGGATCGGCGCGGTCGCGGGCCTCTACCCCGCGGTCAGGGCAGCACGGATGTCCCCCACGGAGGCGCTCACGGCGGTCTGA